A window of the Plasmodium falciparum 3D7 genome assembly, chromosome: 3 genome harbors these coding sequences:
- a CDS encoding ABC transporter B family member 4, putative has product MKYLFFSLFLCYNLIVYIYCVSKNAYNIKEKRRGECNFPINNQRCNNNMNSLIMNKYLYKKRKHSNTLPFIKTYNNFKEKNKNDVVQISYYSINHNKKYNNKIHTHILFMNNNNNNNNNSNSNKEYIKANNANMLFSIYNKISEDGKTKNSLLSDISKLFKIVKESKLIFVTGFLLTTLSAIVDSYIPIFLSKTVSFVMERKKFTFLKIHKTNLSVVKNLIEYLKFYSTNPFHMYVLISVISLLFSSFRSYIFNVCAYVSTNKLQKYLFNVLLHKNINYFKKKGKGELISRLNIDSSELIDIFTTNIIVLFRNMIKMALSFYFLYKINVHLFIVSLFIVFIISNISIFFSNIFRKLAKEESNVVAQSNNIVEESIYNFSLISTFNTHNKEIKKYNNSLDTIYMSRMKLGLLYIIEKFFIRLIDMMTFILTLILSKKTLMYNLNTDTRTIISSVIYMQNIIAQSCIIEQQYSRVQELIGNAEEVIKLIEKDNMRNNNNNNNNDNIKLVSNKYNFFSILFNINDMKNFIFNHSLLKKFQTIQNNSDYVFNIIKPNYLKLFERNYNNLIKLFFNEKNFNQCDESLFKNGSIDDINNIDMYEKKEETNKINDYHNFISNKQMYDNKTKDCTLKKKKQDNSFYYNTPNNNVEMKNQLDQHSFSKSENFQNKLKKKIQEINMQEVYQFIKNDHALIIKYKLDRKFIRFLKTNYKKNIILLILKLYKERNNSVSDNFLFLFDNISSFKNLSIKDKKSILKMSNITNKTIYIILLTFLFYNYSKFYYKKQKKKNFINFIEKKNKMLKNNQNVERGQHGSSTYEKMYESMDDEININDVLSDAISDTICDNSNDTIRDNSNDTICDNSNNTICDNSNDTICDNSNVISSNYQSNQHLYPQIMSTTPNKNDQYNNPTDNLELNNESVILNKTKSRTKKKRNLYNILPYIVENAIKELEILKFIDANYKSINENLILDNIKDNQKGSTLIFENVDFYFAKYPKNKILSNINLNFSNKYTYGILCYNDSGKNYLAKLAARLYNKTYGNILLDDENIENISKYILTKKISLVEEQSYIFSDSIIYNMLYSYNCITKGNKNFYYLNYNFKLNKNNINNCVHLFSHDNDITTNDYNNNNINKNINSDNYSSSSSSNTISSCRNYEQYEKIKEKNKKPKIKYKIKENKPSIYNIHNTTNNNTVDQSLYTFKNFKKKCLMCGSLIDTKLLEEQKKSPNYNKYKVHFIKKLYKEIIKVSKIVCLYDVINSYPDKFFHNINDKILSGGQKQKISLARAIIKKPKILILDDAFSALDAANELKIFSSLKNYLPNCTIVNLSHKITTVNKCDYIYVLKDGKIIEHGLRTKLIQNRNSEYIKKFNEY; this is encoded by the coding sequence atgaaatatttatttttttccttattctTATGTTATAACTTAatcgtttatatatattgtgttTCAAAAaatgcatataatataaaagagaaAAGAAGGGGGGAATGTAATTTCCCCATAAATAATCAAagatgtaataataatatgaactctcttattatgaataaatatttgtataaaaaaaggaagcATTCTAATACGTTACCATTTATCAAAACATATAACAATTTTaaggaaaaaaacaaaaatgatgTAGTAcaaatatcatattattctataaatcataataaaaaatataataataaaatacacacgcatattcttttcatgaataataataataataataataataatagtaatagtaataaagaGTATATCAAAGCGAATAATGCCAATATGTTGTTCAGcatttataacaaaatatcaGAAGATGGAAAAACCAAAAATAGCCTACTTAGCGATATatctaaattatttaaaattgtaAAAGAAAGcaaattaatatttgtaaCTGGATTTTTATTAACAACCTTGTCAGCAATTGTCGATTCATACATTCCAATTTTTCTATCCAAAACGGTATCTTTTGTaatggaaagaaaaaaatttacatttcTTAAAATACACAAAACAAATTTGTCAGttgtaaaaaatttaatagaaTATCTCAAATTTTATAGTACGAACCCTTTCCATATGTATGTATTGATATCTGTTAtaagtttattattttcttcctttcgttcatatatttttaatgtgTGTGCATATGTAAGCACtaataaattacaaaaatatcTTTTCAATGTATtgttacataaaaatattaactattttaagaaaaaaggaaaaggagAATTAATAAGTAGACTTAATATCGATTCATCTGAATTAATTGATATTTTTACAACGAACATCATTGTATTATTTcgaaatatgataaaaatggctttgtcattttattttttatataaaattaacgtgcatttatttattgtttctttatttattgtttttattatttcaaatatatccatttttttttctaatatatttcGTAAGCTAGCCAAAGAAGAAAGTAATGTAGTTGCTCAGTCAAACAATATTGTAGAAGAAtcaatttataatttttcactTATAAGTACTTTTAACACacataataaagaaataaagaaatataataattcattaGATACTATTTATATGTCTAGGATGAAATTAgggttattatatattatagagaAGTTTTTTATTCGTCTAATAGATATGATGACATTTATATTAACCTTAATTTTAAGTAAAAAAACGTTAATGTATAATTTGAATACTGACACAAGAACGATCATTTCGTCTGTCATATATATGCAAAATATAATTGCTCAATCGTGTATTATAGAGCAACAATATTCAAGGGTTCAAGAACTTATAGGTAATGCAGAAGAGGTcataaaattaatagaaAAGGACAATATGCGcaacaataacaataataataataatgataatattaaattggtatctaataaatataatttcttttctattctttttaatataaatgatatgaaaaattttatatttaatcatTCTCTTTTGAAAAAATTTCAAACCATACAAAACAATTCTGATtatgtttttaatataattaaaccGAATTATCTAAAATTATTTGAAAGGAACTATAacaatttaattaaattattttttaatgaaaagaatTTTAATCAGTGTGATGAAAGCCTTTTCAAAAATGGATCAattgatgatataaataatattgatatgtatgaaaaaaaggaagaaacaaataaaataaatgattacCACAATTTTATAAGTAATAAACAAATGTACGACAATAAAACAAAGGATTGTactttaaagaaaaaaaaacaagataattcattttattataatacacCAAATAATAACGTTGAAATGAAAAATCAATTAGATCAACATTCTTTTAGTAAATCAgaaaattttcaaaataaattaaaaaaaaagatacaaGAAATCAATATGCAAGAAGTATAccaatttattaaaaatgatcaTGCACTTATtatcaaatataaattaGATCGAAAATTTATACGTTTTTTAAAgacaaattataaaaaaaatattatattacttatcctaaaattatataaagaaaggAATAATTCAGTATCAGATAATTTTCTATTCCTTTTTGATAACATTAgttcatttaaaaatttatcaaTAAAAGACAAAAAGAGCATCTTAAAAATGagtaatataacaaataaaacaatatatattattttgctTACCTtcctattttataattattccaAGTTTTATTACAAGaagcagaaaaaaaaaaatttcataaattttattgaaaaaaaaaataaaatgttaaaGAATAATCAGAATGTTGAAAGGGGCCAACATGGTTCAAGTACATACGAGAAAATGTATGAATCAATGgatgatgaaataaatataaacgatGTCTTAAGTGATGCTATAAGTGATACCATATGTGATAATTCAAATGACACCATACGTGATAATTCAAATGATACCATATGtgataattcaaataatacCATATGTGATAATTCAAATGACACCATATGTGATAATTCAAATGTTATCTCAAGCAATTATCAATCGAATCAGCATTTATATCCACAAATTATGTCCACTACgccaaataaaaatgatcaaTATAATAACCCAACAGACAATTTAGAATTGAATAATGAATCagttattttaaataaaacaaaaagcagaacaaaaaaaaaaaggaatttaTACAATATCTTACCTTATATTGTAGAAAACGCTATAAAAGAATtagaaattttaaaatttattgatgcaaattataaaagtataaatgaaaatttaatattagataatataaaagataatcaAAAAGGAAGTACTTTAATTTTTGAAAATGTAGATTTTTATTTTGCCAAATatccaaaaaataaaattttatcaaatattaatttaaatttttccaataaatatacatatggaatattatgttataatgACTCAGGAAAAAATTATCTTGCCAAATTAGCTGCTaggttatataataaaacttatgggaatatattattagatgatgagaatatagaaaatatatctaaatatatattaaccaAAAAAATATCATTAGTAGAAGAACAAAGTTATATTTTTAGTGAcagtataatttataatatgctttattcatataattgtATTACAAAAGGaaacaaaaatttttattatttaaattataatttcaagttgaataaaaataatataaataattgtgTACACCTTTTCTCTCACGATAATGATATTACAacaaatgattataataataacaatattaataaaaatattaatagtgATAAttatagtagtagtagtagtagtaatacTATTAGCAGTTGTAGaaattatgaacaatatgaaaaaattaaagagaaaaacaaaaaacctaaaattaaatacaaaataaaagaaaataagcCATCCATATACAATATACACAATACAACTAATAACAATACTGTAGACCAatcattatatacatttaaaaattttaaaaaaaaatgcttAATGTGTGGAAGTCTTATAGACACTAAATTATtggaagaacaaaaaaaaagtccaaactataataaatataaagttcatttcataaaaaaattatataaagaaataattaaaGTTTCAAAAATTGTATGCTTATATGATGTTATCAATTCTTATCCAGataaattttttcataatattaatgataaaattttatcaggtggacaaaaacaaaaaatttcaTTAGCTAGAgctattataaaaaaaccaAAAATACTTATATTAGATGATGCCTTTAGTGCATTAGATGCAGcaaatgaattaaaaatattttcaagtttaaaaaattatttaccaAATTGTACTATCGTAAATCTCTCTCATAAAATAACCACAGTAAATAAGTgtgattatatttatgttttaaaaGACGGGAAAATTATAGAACATGGTTTACGAACAAAATTGATACAAAATCGAAACAGTgagtatattaaaaaattcaatgaatattga
- a CDS encoding CDGSH iron-sulfur domain-containing protein, putative, whose protein sequence is MKDPLEYLNKINFNTNKFPQYTHLIENCPSEYENEKVIRICRCWQSAKFPYCDDTHKIFVENGDNVGPYVAKLVSYKLSDEEKLKKQKYNEKYIKLNNKMSYIKSENFNFKWFPTPIINYKFKKYVLLSFFVLTSSVLYTKKEKLYNFNTES, encoded by the exons atgaaggATCCAttagaatatttaaataaaataaactttAATACGAATAAGTTTCCTCAATATACACAT TTAATTGAAAACTGTCCGTCGgaatatgaaaatgaaaaggtTATAAGAATTTGTCGATGTTGGCAATCAGCTAAATTTCCCTATTGTGATGATACACATAAG atATTTGTTGAAAACGGTGACAATGTTGGACCATATGTTGCCAAGTTAGTCAGCTACAAATTGTCAGATGAAGAAAAATTGAAGAAACAAAAATACAATGAAAAGTATATAAaactaaataataaaatgtctTATATAAAATcggaaaattttaattttaaatggTTTCCTACAcctattataaattataaatttaaaaaatatgttttgttatctttttttgttctaaCGTCATCAGTATTATATACGAAGaaggaaaaattatataacttCAATACTGAAAGTTAA